The Kryptolebias marmoratus isolate JLee-2015 linkage group LG9, ASM164957v2, whole genome shotgun sequence nucleotide sequence CTGAGCTGTCACCAATCTGAATTAATCCAATTTTTCCATCTGTGGTTCCATAAAGGACTTCATcccctgaagaaaaaaaataaatcacccaTATTATGTTAGATCTTATTGAAACAAAGCAGTTtcaagttgtattttttatagaacgccacaaactgacaaacagacttgcctccatctttattaaATAGCTCCAACACAGATGGAGGGCCGGGAACTTCAATGTCATAGGCAAGTTCAGATCCCTACAATCAGAGTGAAATACGTCACTGGAAGAAAGTCTGAGACTGTTTGAGGCGTAACAGAAGATATGAGTTTTGGTCTACCTGCAAGACTCTAAGAACTCGATCTTGGCAAGCCAAGACTGGCGTGAGGCATGAGAGCTTCTCCGAGGATAAACATGTAATGTCGTTAATTTTGTCTCCAGACAGGAAGTAATCCTGATCCTTGCAGTCACAGTAGTGGTTGTAGATGTAACTTGCGCACACAAAAAGATCAGCGCCTGAGACGTGCCTGGAAAGGACATTGCCAGCATCACTCGGTAAGGCAAgtcacaaagcaaaataaatcaaccGAGTAAGAAATGAGGGGAAGTTGTTCCTACATGGCGTTAATGCTCTCAGTGAGGTTGGCGTCAAAGGTGAGGAACTGTTTGCCTTTCTTGGTGAATCCTCGGACCTGAGAACCAGAACAGACAAAGATCTTCTCCTGAGGAGTTCCCACGGCACCTCCAAGGTCCATTCTGGCTACTTTTGGCCCTGGGAGTGTTTTAAATAcaggctgaaaaagaaagtcagaCATCTTCACACTGCAGAAGATTCTATATCAGCTATACAGTGAGAGAAAAATCTAAACTCACCACTGCTTCCCCTTTCTTCATCCCAAAACACATAAGTATGCCATCGTGATCAGCTATAGCGACCTGAAATACAGAAGGACCAACACCCAAACCCAGTTTAACTAGTTTcaccaacaaagacaaaacatggtGGATGATTTTAGGGATATTACTGACTACAACACCACCACATTCTCCATATTCCCTCAATTGACAGGTAAGATGAATCAGTAAAATGCCTTAAATGTGGTCACAAGACACATCCGCAACTCTAAAGAGGAGTTTTAggaaaacagactgagacaggaTAAGAAATGACGATGTCGATGCCATGTTTTAAACTTAGATCATCCTAATTATAAGAAGGAACagagttttagttgttttagtcaaatcttgaGAATGTGGTTATGTGTGAGATCATACTATATGGAAAGACTTTGCAAGATGCGGTaatgtgtgtgttgaggatgactcccagctgcTGCCACATCCAACTTTACCTCAATTTCTAGTGTTGGTTTAACTGCAacagccatcttgcattgggctgactctaaaggttaatctgctgcagatgtatttccagtgattactctgagagtttcattaaaacatgtcccatggttcatgagatattttgctaacagacagacagaggaacaGAGAACACCTTCTGAGTGGCCTTTTTTCCCACTGCTGGAAGTAGCCTCATAGTTTTCTGGGATGTCACACCAACCTGggaggaagaaacagaaaagatacAAACTACAGTCTGAATCAAATTCTGTGCAActgcaaatgtaaaaataaataaaaacgaaataaatataactttaaaaagAGCAAGACTTTTAAAGCAGCGGCTTCTGTTCGGGTTACCTGAATATAGTCAACTCTGTTGAGGTGGATCTCCATCTTCCTTctttaataatgtttatttttaaataaagaaaatcttcCGGGTAGGTTTTCTGGTCGCACAATTAGGAGAATAACCAGTTCCCTTTAAAGCCAATTAAATATACATATCAGGCAAAGttgcagaacaacaaaaatgccATTTGAGACTGGGATTATTGTCAAGCAAGGAGATTAGCAGAACGTGCTAACGTGGGCTAACACGATTAAATCACCGGCCAGCTGTCTTCTTCTTCGACGAGCGGAAGTCATTTTCACCCGGCTCCAGTAAGAACAGCCAGAACAAGCCGCTATCTGCGCGTGACGGAGCGCAGGTGAACGCTTATTTAACGGTCAGATTAGCCGTAAAGTATCCAACGCTTCTGCTGTGCTGAACGAGTTGACGTTGCTATGGCAACATAGCATTACGTTACAAGCTGCGACTCCATTGGCTGAGCGTGAGCCAGCAAATATTGAAGGCGCAAACTGATTGGCTGCAGCTTCAAACTAATACTTGATATTTCGGACTAGTTAAATATCATTTTAACATGACAAATAAACGCATCTAATGAAAAATTAAGAGTAAAACAGAACTACATTTGAATGTTACAATATATGTAGTAAAATACACACTGcttataagaataaaaataaactgcagcataCAAAATTCATTTTATAAGGATTTGTTGATTCAGGCAATAACTAAAATTATAAGATATCAATAACATAAGAAAtcttgaacattttcttttttgtaagaGAACTTTATTCTTCTCATAAAAACGTTGTTTCTATAGGTAAATAAGCATGTTAGACATGGAGgagacaaaaccaaaacaggcATTTAGGAGAAACCTATTGCAACATGAttgaaaaacaatcaaagctgCCTTAAAAGTGACACAATGCCATGAAGCATTCAAAGGGATGACatgctttaaaataatcattttaaatgcaaatccTACAACAAAATGTCTGGTACCTTAAAACACAGCAGTTATTTTCTCATCTCAACATCCATTTGACAACATagctacatatttatgtttgctgttcaaagagctagtGATGATATAGATATAAAACATTGAAAGTTAGGCATTCAGACAAATTATAAGATGCTGCAAACAAAACTAcgcacttttaaaaaaaagcatcatcaTGTATTAGCACATTTTCATTAAGTTAATCTCAAAATGTTATTGGTTCATTacagaataaacatttttatgaataaataatgacataaaagaaataaaaacagtcgtTACAGGGCAGCCGATATCTGCAGTGCTCCATTTAGTGAACGTAAAGAAGTGAAAGGATGCCCGCCGTTTGAAGCGGGTCacagtaagaaaaacaaatatcactATGAGACTTCAGTGCTTTACCAGTTTGTCttcaaaatatacagaaaaaatgAAGCTCAGACTGTAAAGGTGACATTCAAAAGGTTTCTTCCATCGATGGCAAAGTCTGTCCCCCATCGTAGTCTTAAGTCACATCTTAAttggcttaaaaataaaaacggaaaaaaaaaaccatacaaAAACTCCCCCTTTTTCACAGCGTAATCAGACCCCTGTGGGGGCGAGGCGGCTGATGAAGGCGATACTGCTGAGGCACATTCTCCTCAAAAAAGCAGGACAGGCAGGCTTCATGATGAAGTGCTCCAGAAGAATTCTTAACTCGTAGAACAAGGTGCTGAGATGGTAAGAAAACATTaagtttgtcattttataaCAATTTATTAGCATGTGGTTATAATGTTGCTCAAACATCACCATAAAAAAAGCgagcaggttgtttttttttgctactatTACTTTAGACAACAGTGAGATTTTGCATCAGAACAGAAACAATTATTATCTGCATGATGCTCATAAAGACGgtacaaacatttctttaaacagatCTTATGAACTGACACTGCatcaggataaaaaaatatttcttcaactacaaacaaaacaaaaaatcctatAAACTGAGTTTACTTATGTATTATACATATTGTTCTGTATATTACCGCCCAAGTATTTTGTtagaatattattttattcatcaacTCACCGGCAGTATGGGTTTCTTCTGGATGTGTAGCGGAGAGTTAGGAATCGGTAgtaaataaaaggcagcaaCAAGCTTCCCTGGCCACTGTTGATTAGACGTAAATGTTTGCTGAGCCGTTTCAAAAATACTatacatgtttgtattttgtcattGGAATAAAAAGCATATGAATCTGCATTGTGTAATAAAATCAACAGTAAACATACCTGAAGAGCATGAAAACAGTAGCTGGCATCAAGAAGATCTCGTTACAAGCGATAAACTTCAGGATGTTCTGCTGATTGGTTGTTATTCGGTCCAGGAGGTTCCTTACAAACATCAGGCTGTTGGGGCCCattgactgaaaaaaataaagcaattttaCTACAAACCTGCTGAACAATAATGTTTTCCGTCAGGTCACAGAGAATATgttgaatgaaaacaaatcaagtTAGTATTTATTAGCTATATTTAACTTTTCAGTCAAATTTGTCATAATTAAAACTCCATTTAGCTGCTGCTAGTGATTATTAGCTAACTGATCATTATTAGCTAACTGTTTTCAGACATACAgctcaataaataaaatttaaaaagccacCAGATAATTTATGATTCTTACTCACATCAAGAACTTTCTTTGTGTATGTAGTCGCATGAAGcaaggaaaacaggaaaactgggAAGATGCTCACTGGACACAATGTtaaggaaaaactaaaagcacttaacacaaaactaataaataaacgGAACAAAATTAAGAGTCGTGCATCAAAACTATGTGTTTTACAGGTAAGACCTTTGTAACGTGTTAATATTACGGCTTTAGCTGAGAAATCCTTGAAGAAAACCTGAATAATTACAGAATTTAAAGTGAGGAACAGcagtaaaacattaataaaggGAGAAGGAAACACACGTTGTGTTAAACAGTTCTAACGAATGACGAACTAGCATTTAAGAAGTTCCCGTGCAGAACGTGTTCGGGGTGAAAGGATACTTGTGATGGGGTAGGAGTTGACAAGGATCAGAGAGTAGAGCAGGTAATGGCAGCTGTCTTCTTGCAGAGCCTGAGTCAGGAACGCTCTGCTCAGCTGAAAGCGAGGAAGCCTCTGGTGGAGGCGAAGCGCGCTGGTGAGAGCGTTGGCTAACAAGGCTCGCTGATAGAAGTTAGCTGCTGCGTGaggtctgaaacacaaaaaagggacaTATTTAAACATGCAATTATGAGGGATTAACTATCAAACTAATAATAGCATGTTATACAAACTGTATAAACTCACCCCAAGATTGGCAGAATAAACATGACAGAGCAGTAGACAGTGAAGAGACGTGACAGCCACATTGCTGTTTCCAGCTTGTTGCTCATTAAAAATTgctgaggaacaaaaaaaagggaaatatttatagaaaagaacaaacacataTTAACTGTTGAACCTAGTTATTTCTAACAGGTGGATACATGCAAACATTACAACTAAATTTGTCagtgaaaacaagcaaacaagagAAATGACTTGATATCCTAACAGTGGGATCTCACAGGGCTGAAATGGTTAAAGactcaaaaagtgaaaaaaaaaaaaaaaaaaaggtaaagtttcTGTTGCAAGCCGTCCAGCCATGATTTGAGCaagcaacttttaaaaatcacgGTTTATTATCATGAGTACAGCTTgcaaactgtattctaggccgtgcacaatattttgttgctcacctcGGCAGCTGCTCCCACATTTAAGATTTattctgctggagtacacttttgtaATGAGCATAGACCGGTTTTAAATGATAATATTGATCATTTATGAGGTTTTAAGGCCTCAGCATTAACGTGAATGTCCTTTGTCAGAgtgagctcctgtgcaggtgtcaaaataaagctctgGCTCTCGAGATGGGTTAGAGACATCCGCGACGACTGTGTGATTATTTTGAGACGAAATTTGTCGCAGAATTTTTCTGAACGTGTTTAAAACTCAAGCGTCAAGACCGCACGCCTCTGCGACTCGCGTaaggaaactgagaacaacCCGTGAACGTTTTGGGACACCTGAGGAGTCTCATTTCCCAACGAGCCGCCAAAAGTCATAGCCCAGAGAGATACTACCTGaactgtttcaaaataaaaagtaaaactgtcaAAGCATGACTAGTTTCCTTTAGTTCCCTGTTTCTACATGTATTAAAGCTTGTAAATTACTTTTGTAACCCAGTGATAAGTTTTCAACATCTGAAGGGGAATCCCTCCCACAAAAGGCGTCTTTTAGTGCAATTTAGCCGTCAGGTtgagattttaatttgtttttctatgAGCAGttctttcagaaagttatttaGTGACTTTGCAGTTGTGGCCTTTGCTTATCAGCATAAGCTCAGACTGACAAAACACAGTTGtgtggctttttcttttatcaaactGAGCAAATCCTCACCCTTTGTTCTTTGATAAAAGGCTCAAACTAAATGCTGCTCAATACCCCGGTGCTTATCAAACAGAGAAATATGTTACATGGACACCTATCTTAGCTGGAAGAGGTTATAACAGCTAACTTACCGCAGGCCCCAGCTGGGGAGGAGGGTTTTGTTGGTTGGTGTCTGCCATTTTTACCAAGTGAGGTGGatctgtaggaaaaaaaaaacaaaacataaacatcacTTGAAATGCATCCCTTAACCTGTTTAGTACAATAAACAGGTTTATTGTACTAAACTTGTTAAACTTGTTAAAATTACCAGTCAGTCtgcaaacactgaaacagaaaaaagtttttttttctattctttaaatttactttGGGTTATGAGCAGCTTCAAACACAATAATCATTTGCTTTAGACTTCAATCTACTTCACTAAGAATAATGCTGAAACACGAGTAAACTTTAAACCCTAACTTATCAGGATTGACACAAAAACTACCAAATGATTCAAGTTATGTTTAGTATTTCCTGTGAAGggaataatataaataataatattaataaaccGGTTGGGTTAACCAGCCAACCAGCGCATCTGGCCTGAACTAGTTTGGTGCTATGACTGccttgctaaaaataaaacgttaaaaaaaacctaccaCTGTGTGATTCCTATAAGCGGAATTTAACCAAACGTAAAGCTGAACTTTAGAAAATTTACAGCGGTTTTATTCAGCTTCACACCGGCAGCCGCTGATCTAGAATATTCTGTTACCATCGTTACAAGATTCCACTTCGGCTAACGTTAGCCACCTAGCATCTACCTGCCTCCTCACGCTAGCATGGCTACGCTGGCTAACGACACGTCTCCCtgactgtttaaataaatctgaacacAAATTGGGAAAACTTGTTAACGTTACATTTGGTTGTATTACAGCGTGCCTCCTCGGTGTCGAAGAATTACGTGGCGTCGAGGAAACCGGCTACTGCCGTAGTAAATGATCACCTGACCTTCCGAGACGGAGGAAGCCTGAGCTAAGATCTCGCGATATTTCAGACGGGAACAGCTGCGCGCAGAAAGTACGCTCTCTGGTGGACAAATATATTTTCATCTTATAAACAGCCTACCGAAAATTATTTTATGACTTTACTAAATTAGGGGAAAATTCCCCAAATAACTGTATGACAggcataaaatataatttttgtaCTAATAACAATTCATTAGTGGAAAAAAGTCCTATTTTTTCAGTCAGTGTGGTGAAAGTTAtttgagaaaactgaacaaacaaagacatgtcAGGCCTAAAAAATACCAACAGCACAGCCTATTAAATTAATGTCCTTAAAGAAATAGCAAAATCTTTAGcaaagacacaagaaaacacaGGACCTGAAAGATGCAAACTGACTGTTTTTGGCTTAAAATCTTGATGTAAACCTGccaaattgttgttgttgttgttgggacTTTTGTGAATAAAACCAAGTTTGTGTTCCTTATTTTCCTGAATGGTATGGGTCAGTATTTGATGGTTTAATTGCTCAGGTTCATGCACTAATTATGAAGCAGACAAAAACTACTAGAAAGTCTACAAAATACTCTAAATAAACAATGTCAAGTGACAGTTAGTTGCtataaagacaattaaaatcAGGTTTCTAAGGTGTTAAATGGATTTGTGCATATACAGTCAGGAAATTGTATCGTTTAGTTTGTAAACTTTATAGCATCTGCAGttgcaattaaaataaaacagcactgatttttttatgttttgtaagttttgaGAGGATTAGGTAAGATGCAGTGGAAAGTATATATGAATGTTATGAAACGACACTGAGGACTGGTGCAGTTACGTCACTGGATGACAGCCGTCTGGAAGATAACACTGCTGACTGCGCATGCGCGAAACGATGCGTCCATTTATCAGCTATGTGCTGCTTTAAATGCGtggattaaaaatatatatttctaatgCAGACATCGAGATTGTTTAATTAAGTCTAGATTTCCATgttattagtttgtttgtttgtttcctccacGCCCTCTCCTGCTGCATTTCTCTATTTAAAGACTtaaaccagcagggggcgcacTCGACCGGACCATGATGTTATCCTGCAGGTTGGCCTATTGCCTGGGAAGGgaaattattttagctttaagtgtACCTTATTTGGTCCcaacatgtttaaaatcttacatCTGAGTGCATCTGTGGCGCATACATCCACAGAATATTGGCACGAGTGTCGCGGGGTGATGTGTTTGCTGCATTTGAAAATATAGGCAGTGTAAGCACTGTAGAATCTAATTATTTCTTTGCAAAACCTAATTAGGCATTAAAAAAGGTTAACGCCAGCGCCTGAAacgtttttgtttaataatccCATTACTGCCGGCTCATCATGTATAAAATGGTGCAGGAGGACACTAAGTTTCCACTTGTTAAAGGGAATCTCTGAGAAATAGTCGCAGGTTTTTGACACTATCTGGGATTGGAAATTAGGCTGCAATTAAACCGCGGaggctcagctcagctcagcgcACAGAGTAAGTAAGGCTGCAGCGCCCGGCCTGCTTTTtgcatgcattttaaaaaatatatatgtttaaataatgattctgcaaaacactgaaatttgtgatttttttaaacttgtctgAGTGTTTGAGCATCACAGAAACTCCCAAACTGCAgcgcgcaaaaaaaaaaaaacctcgtTCGcaattcttattatttttctaaaacgtCAGCTCCTCTCGGATTATCCAGCCACCAGAGAGTTCAGGGTAGGAATTTAAAAagagatatttttaatttgtctggGATCTGTTTGTGAAAATGACAGAGAAGCTAttctagaaaaaaacaaaaacaaatatttgttacaaacacataaattatgctggtttgaaatgaaaaaaaaacaaaacaaaacaaaaaagccccCAAAGAGAAGCCATTTTggcatgtttaatattttattttcagtgtatGGATTATTTAAGATACGGGTAATTTACcatatatgttaaaaaaaacaaccttgtgATTTAAAGATCACGCAGGATATTGACGCGTTTTCGatgttttttagtctttttgtgcCCATTTCTTATAAATTCTCTAAATAACATGCAGAGtaattttggttaaaaaacatttcaaggaaataacataaaaagaaacatttattcgatctatttttcagttttacctgATGTTATTCTCATTTATATTTATgcaaaatgtacataaaaaagaaTTGTAACATTCAGGTAAATATTTGCCAAATATTTGTTAGCCCTCAAAGTAAACTAAAGTCTTCCTgttatattaaatttttttttttacaacaagagtattagttaaataaattattaaccAATAATTAattattggtttatttatttatttacggCAGCATTTCTGCGCGTTTCTGCGCCTTTATGTCAGCAGAAACATccctctgcctttcatgttTTCCTTCAAAGCTCAAGGTTTTTTCAGGATAAATAGGccaagaaaaatgagaaaaaggcTGTGATGGACACGCTGAAGTGAAACAAACCGTGGTGTGATTCGGGAAGAAAGCGCTCGGATCTGGATGTTTCTGGAGCAAACAAACAGGGCGTGGAGGcgcagcaaaaacagaaacaagagagGAAGACGACGGGAAGAAAGAGGGGGGCTTGGTggggaggagaagaaggacaCGGTGGATTTTCCTCCGACGGGTTGAAGAAACAATAAAGCGAGatttcaacagatttttttttctttctttctctttgttgaGCGACCAAAGGCTCGTTTCTGTCTTATTTTGTAAAGATCTCCGTGATTAATAGGATGGAAATAATCAATGTTGTGCTCTTTGGTTCGGATGAATCAtaatattgttgtttatttgggGCTCAGAATGAAAAGACTACATTtatataaagatttaaaaactaagGAAGAACATTACGTTGATATTAAAccaaaaaacttttattttgatttgcgttgtttta carries:
- the tmem33 gene encoding transmembrane protein 33; translated protein: MADTNQQNPPPQLGPAQFLMSNKLETAMWLSRLFTVYCSVMFILPILGPHAAANFYQRALLANALTSALRLHQRLPRFQLSRAFLTQALQEDSCHYLLYSLILVNSYPITMSIFPVFLFSLLHATTYTKKVLDSMGPNSLMFVRNLLDRITTNQQNILKFIACNEIFLMPATVFMLFSGQGSLLLPFIYYRFLTLRYTSRRNPYCRTLFYELRILLEHFIMKPACPAFLRRMCLSSIAFISRLAPTGV